Proteins from a single region of Festucalex cinctus isolate MCC-2025b chromosome 19, RoL_Fcin_1.0, whole genome shotgun sequence:
- the c19h1orf216 gene encoding uncharacterized protein c19h1orf216 isoform X2, producing MGENQSRPDMLHQDQPLAYRGQNTNNRSSSSSSSRKYDQEGNYNFLSSNGRARGDENQNPQRPCKLGPLSPDLKNSSSGVLSPRSRMPCWSTLEPLPEIEYGDDGYGRVPPDGAEERRLEEEEGQMMAKHREKMEPQRRKSSNRGRDDLEEMMKLENDDEWADSGSESDSGESVSSIRLERGGNWLSTGGLERMAFEEQKLNHPDLEPTGSNCRGKRRSFSRNSTSASQLGDLLEEGAEERHDQSSDSDGELPEVMDAVWTLRDRERFKAQEMEKHQVQLTMYRRLALIRWLRTLQGRVEEQQNRLQSSFDIILTHRKELLRMGAAVVNAATPAAVGQS from the exons ATGGG TGAAAACCAATCCAGACCAGACATGCTTCATCAGGATCAACCTCTGGCCTATAGAGGTCAAAACACCAACAAtcgctcctcttcctcatcgtcAAGCAGAAAGTATGACCAAGAAGGCAACTATAACTTCCTGTCAAGCAACGGAAGAGCACGAGGAGATGAAAACCAAAACCCGCAGCGCCCGTGTAAACTGGGTCCTCTGAGTCCCGACCTAAAAAACTCATCCTCCGGGGTCCTATCCCCTCGCTCGCGAATGCCCTGCTGGAGCACGCTGGAGCCCCTTCCTGAAATCGAATACGGGGATGACGGTTATGGGCGAGTGCCTCCTGATGGAGCGGAGGAAAGGAggctggaggaagaggagggacaGATGATGGCCAAGCACAGGGAGAAGATGGAGCCCCAGAGGCGGAAAAGCAGCAACCGAGGCCGGGATGATCTGGAGGAGATGATGAAGCTGGAAAATGACGACGAGTGGGCAGACAGCGGCTCGGAGTCTGACTCCGGTGAGAGCGTGTCCTCCATCCGATTGGAGAGGGGAGGCAACTGGTTGTCCacgggaggcttggaacggatggCGTTTGAAGAACAAAAGCTAAACCACCCCGACTTGGAGCCGACCGGTAGCAACTGTCGAGGAAAACGCAGAAGCTTCAGCCGAAATTCCACGTCGGCAAGTCAGCTGGGAGACCTCCTGGAGGAAGGAGCGGAGGAGAGGCACGACCAGTCGTCGGATTCGGACGGCGAGCTTCCCGAGGTGATGGACGCCGTGTGGACGCTGCGCGACCGCGAGAGATTCAAGGCCCAGGAGATGGAGAAGCACCAGGTGCAGCTGACCATGTACCGGCGCCTGGCGCTGATCCGCTGGCTCCGCACCCTGCAAGGCCGCGTGGAGGAGCAGCAGAACCGACTGCAGTCCAGCTTTGACATCATCCTCACGCACAGGAAGGAACTGCTGCGCATGGGGGCCGCCGTGGTCAACGCCGCGACGCCTGCCGCCGTGGGACAGTCATAG
- the c19h1orf216 gene encoding uncharacterized protein c19h1orf216 isoform X1, translated as MKPMGAISRRFSAFYNHVAKSTEPLLKNRNVHPASTLFGENQSRPDMLHQDQPLAYRGQNTNNRSSSSSSSRKYDQEGNYNFLSSNGRARGDENQNPQRPCKLGPLSPDLKNSSSGVLSPRSRMPCWSTLEPLPEIEYGDDGYGRVPPDGAEERRLEEEEGQMMAKHREKMEPQRRKSSNRGRDDLEEMMKLENDDEWADSGSESDSGESVSSIRLERGGNWLSTGGLERMAFEEQKLNHPDLEPTGSNCRGKRRSFSRNSTSASQLGDLLEEGAEERHDQSSDSDGELPEVMDAVWTLRDRERFKAQEMEKHQVQLTMYRRLALIRWLRTLQGRVEEQQNRLQSSFDIILTHRKELLRMGAAVVNAATPAAVGQS; from the exons ATGAAGCCAATGGGCGCCATTAGTCGTCGATTTTCGGCTTTCTATAACCATGTAGCCAAATCCACGGAACCCCTGCTAAAGAACCGCAACGTCCATCCTGCATCGACTCTATTTGg TGAAAACCAATCCAGACCAGACATGCTTCATCAGGATCAACCTCTGGCCTATAGAGGTCAAAACACCAACAAtcgctcctcttcctcatcgtcAAGCAGAAAGTATGACCAAGAAGGCAACTATAACTTCCTGTCAAGCAACGGAAGAGCACGAGGAGATGAAAACCAAAACCCGCAGCGCCCGTGTAAACTGGGTCCTCTGAGTCCCGACCTAAAAAACTCATCCTCCGGGGTCCTATCCCCTCGCTCGCGAATGCCCTGCTGGAGCACGCTGGAGCCCCTTCCTGAAATCGAATACGGGGATGACGGTTATGGGCGAGTGCCTCCTGATGGAGCGGAGGAAAGGAggctggaggaagaggagggacaGATGATGGCCAAGCACAGGGAGAAGATGGAGCCCCAGAGGCGGAAAAGCAGCAACCGAGGCCGGGATGATCTGGAGGAGATGATGAAGCTGGAAAATGACGACGAGTGGGCAGACAGCGGCTCGGAGTCTGACTCCGGTGAGAGCGTGTCCTCCATCCGATTGGAGAGGGGAGGCAACTGGTTGTCCacgggaggcttggaacggatggCGTTTGAAGAACAAAAGCTAAACCACCCCGACTTGGAGCCGACCGGTAGCAACTGTCGAGGAAAACGCAGAAGCTTCAGCCGAAATTCCACGTCGGCAAGTCAGCTGGGAGACCTCCTGGAGGAAGGAGCGGAGGAGAGGCACGACCAGTCGTCGGATTCGGACGGCGAGCTTCCCGAGGTGATGGACGCCGTGTGGACGCTGCGCGACCGCGAGAGATTCAAGGCCCAGGAGATGGAGAAGCACCAGGTGCAGCTGACCATGTACCGGCGCCTGGCGCTGATCCGCTGGCTCCGCACCCTGCAAGGCCGCGTGGAGGAGCAGCAGAACCGACTGCAGTCCAGCTTTGACATCATCCTCACGCACAGGAAGGAACTGCTGCGCATGGGGGCCGCCGTGGTCAACGCCGCGACGCCTGCCGCCGTGGGACAGTCATAG